The following are encoded together in the Daucus carota subsp. sativus chromosome 5, DH1 v3.0, whole genome shotgun sequence genome:
- the LOC108221461 gene encoding splicing factor-like protein 1, which produces MFVQQPETYAPQMFDGIPDAHIPISDAIIDNRHMIEEKLTEMLQTLEKMGKIYADWPKLVEKKLVGKVDKVGEEGSQSRELSTDQASQSSSTLTYTSVVDKLDKLGTVEETIHVESDDLHVLVEADNEKSLEEAAGMVEKLLRPVDEGLNEHPRQQLRELVALNGTIKDEEFCRLCGEAGHRQYACPLRLTTYKSKVLCKNCGDGGYPTIDCPIKGAVGKKMDDEYKNFLAEL; this is translated from the coding sequence ATGTTTGTGCAGCAGCCGGAGACATACGCGCCTCAGATGTTTGATGGAATTCCTGACGCTCATATACCCATTTCCGATGCCATCATTGATAATAGGCATATGATAGAAGAGAAACTCACTGAAATGCTTCAAACGCTTGAAAAGATGGGGAAGATCTACGCAGATTGGCCAAAGCtagttgagaagaaattggttGGAAAGGTTGACAAAGTTGGTGAAGAGGGTTCTCAGTCAAGGGAGTTGTCCACAGATCAGGCAAGTCAATCTTCTAGTACTCTTACTTACACTTCAGTTGTGGATAAACTGGATAAATTGGGTACAGTTGAGGAAACTATTCATGTTGAGAGTGATGATTTGCATGTTTTGGTGGAAGCGGATAATGAGAAGTCATTGGAGGAGGCTGCTGGGATGGTTGAAAAATTGTTGAGGCCAGTTGATGAGGGGTTGAATGAACATCCGAGGCAGCAGCTTAGGGAACTTGTGGCGTTGAATGGGACAATTAAGGATGAGGAGTTTTGTAGGTTGTGTGGGGAGGCGGGGCATAGGCAGTATGCTTGTCCTTTGAGGTTGACGACTTATAAGAGTAAGGTGTTGTGTAAGAATTGTGGTGATGGTGGATATCCGACTATTGATTGTCCTATAAAAGGTGCGGTTGGGAAGAAAATGGATGATGAGTATAAGAATTTCTTGGCGGAgctgtga